ACAGTTCTCGCTGTTGGCGGCTCGTTTGCTATTATTGCTCCAAGTGTTGCGCCGTTTGCGATTGTACCGATTCCTTTTATATTCTGGGGTTCATTAGCATTTCAAAATCGACTTGCGCCGCGCTATGCTGATGTCCGCGAAAAAGCAAGTTTGATCAGTAGCCGTTTAACTAATAACCTCTCAGGAATTGCAACGATTAAAAGCTTTACCGCTGAACCATATGAGCGATCGCGCGTCATGGATGAAAGTGAAGCTTATCGTCGCAGTAACCAAAAAGCGATCGCACTGAGTGCGGCTTTTTTCCCCTTGATTCGCTTGATCGTTGTCTTAGGTTTCATCGCCACGCTGTTTTTTGGCGGTGTTGCTGTGGCGAATGGTAATTTAACAGTAGGAACTTACGGCTTTTTAGTATTTATTGTTCAACTACTACTATGGCCTTTTGCGTCCTTAAGCCAACTGATGGACGAGTATCAACGCGCAATGGCTTCGATCCGACGCGTGATGCGGTTGTTAGATACTCCGATTGCAATTCCTACAGGTAGTCATCCGCTACCTTTAAAAGCGGTACGCGGTGAAGTGCGGCTTGACAATATTACGTTTGCCTACAAAGATCGCACTCATGTGCTCAAAAATCTATCATTGCATATTCCCGCTGGAGCAAATATTGGCATCGTTGGTGCAACAGGTTCGGGTAAAAGTACGCTGGTCAAACTGCTACTACGCTTTTATGAAATCCAAGCAGGACAAATCTTGATTGATGGTATCGATATTCGGGAGTTGCGACTGAGGGATTTACGGCGCTGTATTGGTTGGGTAAGTCAGGATGTGTTTCTATTTCACGGTACAGTTGCCGAAAATATTGCCTACGGTAACTTTGATGCTCATCATGAGGATATTATTCACGCTGCCAAGTTAGCAGAGGCGCACGAATTTATTGTGCAACTACCGCAAGGATACGATACCATCGTTGGCGAACGCGGTCAAAAACTTTCGGGTGGACAACGACAGCGATTAGCAATTGCCCGTGCAATTCTCAAAGATCCACCAATTCTAGTTTTGGATGAAGCGACATCTGCGGTGGATAATGAAACCGAAGCAGCAATTCAAAAATCTTTATTCGTGATTACGCAAAATCGAACAATAATTGCGATCGCACATCGTCTTTCCACAATTCGTCACAGCGATTATATTTATGTCATGGATAAAGGTGAAGTTGTCGAACAAGGTACACATGAGGAACTATTAGCACTCAATGGTATCTATGCTAATTTGTGGCGCGTACAGTCTGAAGTTTAGTCAATAGTTTAAAGTAGATTAGGAGATTGTTGCAATAGATTGCAAACTATTAAGCTGCACTAGATAGCACGTTTGTCAGATTAAAAAACAAAAATCACTTGCAGATGCCATTTCTCATCTTCACGGATTAACTGAATTTGTTGAATAAATTCGCGGAAATAAAAGCGGCGTTCGGCTTCGGATAGATCTAACCAAAATTGCGCAATGGAAACAGCTTGCGCAACAGAACGTAAATTGACTGGTGGTAATGTAGATAATTGAGCTTGTAATTCTGATATCTCAGTGCGAAGTTTGTAACCTCTCAGTTGCGCCGTTTCGAGATCTAAAATTCCTGTAGTAGTTAAGTTGGGTAGTTGAGCAAGGATTTCTTGTTTGGATGTGATCGCACTATTCAAAGACTCCTTAACTGCATCTAACTGTGGAAAGTTCATTCCTGCAACTGCACGCGGTAGATCTTGACAAATCGAGTTGATTGTATTTTCTAAAACCTGAGCATACGCGATCGCCCCACATTTTGGACGTTTTGGGCAAAGTGTAGGACGTAAGTAAAGGTATTCACTCTTTTTTTGGTGGGTTGTAACGCGCACGACTGTCATCGGCGATTGACATTCTTGACAGACAACTAAACCTGCAAGACTACGCGGCGCACTCGCGGTACGTGGTGGTAAACGTCGATTGCGACGTAATAATCGATCTACCTGCGCAGCTTCTTCTCTAGAAATAATTGGTACGTGCGTATTAGCAACAACATCACCGTTTTGATACGCGGTATCGCCGCGATAGACAGGATTTGTTAACCAACGTCGCCCAGTAGTCACAGAAATTTTTTTGTTGTATTTTTGTGCTAAATGGCGTACTGCACCGCGTAAGGAACCGTAAAGCAGAAAGTGTTCAAAAAAATCCTTAACGACGGGGGAAGCACTGCGATCTAGTGCATATTTATCTTTACCGCGACGATAACCGTATGGGGCTTTTCCTGGTGGGGGTTGGGCGCTGATTCGATTGCGCGCGTGTCCCTGGCGAATGCGGCGACTACGTTGTTCGCGTTGCATCACTTGCAGCAATTGAATTAAGTTAGCTTGGATATCGCTAGTGTTGGTTTGTTCAGTAGTGATGATTTTGATGTCTAGTGCTTGGAGTTGCGTGATGCGATCGCTGACTTCTTGTACTGAGTCGCCAAGTTCTTCGATTCTACGAATAAGGAGATATGCGCCTTCGGTTTGGCAGTCTTTGATCAGTTGTTGCAGTTGCGTGCGTTTGCCAAAATCTTGATAGATAGAGTCGATTTCCCAACCCCAGATAGTGGGATCGGGTGGAGATTCGAGGAGAGGATCGCTGTAGGTGTAGGCGATGATTTTCATTGAACGAACCACAGAGGAGGACACTGCGTTGGGCGGCTTTGCTGACTTGAAGCAAGTGTCCGTGACGCAGAGGGCGCAGAGGTTTAGACTTGAGAGAGTTCGATGATGTTGTTGTCGGGATCTTTGGTGAAAAGTGCGGGTCTACCAAAGGCGCTAGTTTGAATCGGGTAGTTGTGGGCGATGAGGCGTTGTTTCGCAGTTTCTAAGTCGTCTACTGCAAAGGAAATATGTGAGTTGCGTCCCCATTTTTCGGCGTTTTGAATTTGTGAAGGAACTGTTGGGACGACGATGAGGTGGAGTTGAAAGTCGCCGATTTGATACCACGTACCAGGGAAATTGAGCGATCGCATTTCAGATTTAGATAAGCCCAGGATATTGCTATAAAAATTTTCGGCGCGTTGCAAGTCGGTGACTAGAAGTGCTGCGTGGAGACATTTTGTGATGTGCATAGTAGTTACTGGTTGGTGATTAAGAGAACAGGTATCGTACTTGTACTCATTTTTACTTATTGGATTTTTTGTTTGTTGCAAACTAATATAGGCGATCGCAGTCAAGAGGGTACTATGGATGCTTCTGAGTTAATCGCAAAGTACATCGCTGGAGAACGAGATTTTAAAGCGATTAATTTGATTGGTGCTAGCTTAGCGAAAATTAACCTCAGTGGTGCTTCGTTGCGTGAAGCGTCGCTGAGTGAAGCTGATCTCAGTCAAGCCGACTTAGTAGGTACTAATTTTAGAGAAGCTTCCTTAAGTAAGGCAAACTTAAGCGCAGCAAACTTGAGTGGTGCTATCTTGAATGGAGCAAATTTATTTGCGGCAAACCTTAAAGGTGCTAACCTCAGTGATGCAGAATTAAAAATGACAGACCTAAAAATGGCAGACTTGAGTGGCGCAGACTTGAGTGGTGCAAGCCTTTGGGGTGCATCGCTGACTGGCGCAAAATTACAAGGGACGATAATGCCAGATGGTACAGTTCATGAGTAGGGGTGAGGAGTGAGGGGTGAGAGGTTAGATAATACAATTACCTATTACCAAGCGTTGCGAAATTTGAGACAATCAAGAAATAGTAGCTAACATATACCGAGACTAGAAAGTAACTTAAAAATTCATTCGTAGTGTAATTCGCCCTTAGTGGTAGCTACAATTTTCATTGCGTCTCATCAGGAATCAGAAGATGCCGGACAATTTTAAAAGCCACGTTGTTACCCAAGGCGTACAGCGATCGCCTAATCGTGCAATGCTGCGCGCAGTGGGGTTTGGA
This is a stretch of genomic DNA from Chroogloeocystis siderophila 5.2 s.c.1. It encodes these proteins:
- a CDS encoding VOC family protein, with the protein product MHITKCLHAALLVTDLQRAENFYSNILGLSKSEMRSLNFPGTWYQIGDFQLHLIVVPTVPSQIQNAEKWGRNSHISFAVDDLETAKQRLIAHNYPIQTSAFGRPALFTKDPDNNIIELSQV
- a CDS encoding pentapeptide repeat-containing protein, coding for MQTNIGDRSQEGTMDASELIAKYIAGERDFKAINLIGASLAKINLSGASLREASLSEADLSQADLVGTNFREASLSKANLSAANLSGAILNGANLFAANLKGANLSDAELKMTDLKMADLSGADLSGASLWGASLTGAKLQGTIMPDGTVHE
- a CDS encoding recombinase family protein, with protein sequence MKIIAYTYSDPLLESPPDPTIWGWEIDSIYQDFGKRTQLQQLIKDCQTEGAYLLIRRIEELGDSVQEVSDRITQLQALDIKIITTEQTNTSDIQANLIQLLQVMQREQRSRRIRQGHARNRISAQPPPGKAPYGYRRGKDKYALDRSASPVVKDFFEHFLLYGSLRGAVRHLAQKYNKKISVTTGRRWLTNPVYRGDTAYQNGDVVANTHVPIISREEAAQVDRLLRRNRRLPPRTASAPRSLAGLVVCQECQSPMTVVRVTTHQKKSEYLYLRPTLCPKRPKCGAIAYAQVLENTINSICQDLPRAVAGMNFPQLDAVKESLNSAITSKQEILAQLPNLTTTGILDLETAQLRGYKLRTEISELQAQLSTLPPVNLRSVAQAVSIAQFWLDLSEAERRFYFREFIQQIQLIREDEKWHLQVIFVF
- a CDS encoding ABC transporter ATP-binding protein; the encoded protein is MHSFSVGKHPLLRLLRYAKGYRTQVWSAIACTILNRLCDLAPSYLIGVAVDVVVERENSLISRLGVTNIVGQLGVLSLLTLLIWSLESLFEFLYDRLWRTLAQTIQHKLRLDAYTHLQELELNFFEERSTGTLLSILNDDINQLEQFLNSGAAEVIHFITTVLAVGGSFAIIAPSVAPFAIVPIPFIFWGSLAFQNRLAPRYADVREKASLISSRLTNNLSGIATIKSFTAEPYERSRVMDESEAYRRSNQKAIALSAAFFPLIRLIVVLGFIATLFFGGVAVANGNLTVGTYGFLVFIVQLLLWPFASLSQLMDEYQRAMASIRRVMRLLDTPIAIPTGSHPLPLKAVRGEVRLDNITFAYKDRTHVLKNLSLHIPAGANIGIVGATGSGKSTLVKLLLRFYEIQAGQILIDGIDIRELRLRDLRRCIGWVSQDVFLFHGTVAENIAYGNFDAHHEDIIHAAKLAEAHEFIVQLPQGYDTIVGERGQKLSGGQRQRLAIARAILKDPPILVLDEATSAVDNETEAAIQKSLFVITQNRTIIAIAHRLSTIRHSDYIYVMDKGEVVEQGTHEELLALNGIYANLWRVQSEV